A single Gambusia affinis linkage group LG20, SWU_Gaff_1.0, whole genome shotgun sequence DNA region contains:
- the snx11 gene encoding sorting nexin-11 isoform X2: MISNHEDDEFVAVRVQDPRIQNEGSWNSYVDYKIFLHTNSKAFTAKTSCVRRRYSEFEWLRKKLQKNAGLVPVPDLPGKSFFSFNNEDFLEKRRRGLQIFLDKVVNTTVCLSDSQLHLFLQTQLPIGHIQDCVQGLTPYSVTDAILTYASSNRGLAQAQQEDSIREPGLAVSYESMESPAPHLPSLQPIAALNSKPVGGGDPDPLEDILELCEQKPGGTQHRGNSSIRISQRSDRLEAVVEDAGSAHASFYVGEILDDSGSLSSSEQSCVIQTPVEVHSPMETGFEDGCEGDGVFEDKTKERKNTESEISADSAADNNILEVVESLSETPNGRHAEIETGGKRGDESEAPLESGVHVESQNVNGELEADLSDSRRQIHQEDTENEDRGESDEDSRSLLSSNESIIRCSEEESLGEETDDSVQVKSSPDEVKDRSELEGSSGNILYINRFKENKADAQDWEDNDQQYTTAEPKPPASDGDLTENCDFSILENSCQSGVDEGEFTTQEVGASIPLEGSEEAEEA; the protein is encoded by the exons ATGATCAGTAATCACGAAGACGAT gagTTTGTTGCAGTGCGAGTCCAAGATCCCCGCATTCAGAACGAGGGTTCTTGGAATTCATACGTCGACTACAAAATATTCCTACAT ACCAACAGTAAAGCCTTCACGGCCAAGACGTCCTGCGTTCGGCGGCGCTACAGCGAGTTTGAGTGGCTCAGGAAGAAGCTGCAGAAGAATGCAGGCTTGGT TCCAGTCCCGGATCTTCCTGGAAAatccttcttctccttcaacAATGAGGACTTTCTGGAGAAAAGACGGAGAGGACTCCAAATCTTCCTGGACAA AGTGGTGAACACCACCGTGTGTCTGTCGGACAGCCAGCTCCACCTCTTCCTGCAGACCCAGCTGCCGATCGGTCACATCCAGGACTGCGTTCAGGGACTGACGCCGTACTCCGTGACGGACGCCATCCTCACCTACGCCTCGTCCAACCGGGGCCTGGCTCAGGCTCAGCAGGAGGACTCCATCAGGGAGCCCGGTCTTGCCGTCTCTTATGAGTCCATGGAAAG TCCGGCTCCTCACCTGCCTTCCCTGCAACCGATCGCAGCGCTCAACTCTAAACCTGTGGGCGGTGGAGATCCAGACCCTCTGGAAGACATTTTGGAGCTCTGTGAGCAGAAGCCAGGTGGAACGCAGCACAGGGGAAACTCCTCGATAAGGATCTCCCAGAGGAGCGACCGGCTGGAGGCTGTTGTGGAGGATGCCGGCTCGGCGCACGCTTCCTTCTATGTGGGGGAGATCCTGGACGACTCGGGGAGCCTCAGCTCCTCAGAGCAGAGCTGCGTGATTCAGACTCCCGTGGAGGTGCACTCACCCATGGAGACGGGCTTTGAAGACGGCTGCGAAGGGGACGGCGTCTTCGAAGACAAAaccaaagaaaggaaaaacacagagtcTGAAATTAGTGCGGATTCCGCGGCGGACAATAATATCTTGGAAGTTGTGGAAAGCCTCTCTGAGACGCCTAACGGTCGCCATGCAGAAATCGAAACAGGCGGCAAACGAGGCGATGAATCAGAGGCGCCCCTTGAGTCAGGAGTTCACGTGGAGAGTCAGAACGTGAACGGCGAATTAGAGGCCGATCTCAGCGACTCACGCCGACAAATCCACCAAGAGGACACCGAAAATGAGGACAGAGGCGAGAGCGACGAGGACAGCCGCTCGCTGCTGTCTTCCAATGAGAGCATCATCCGGTGCAGCGAGGAGGAGAGTCTGGGCGAGGAGACGGACGACTCTGTGCAGGTGAAGTCGTCTCCGGACGAGGTCAAGGACCGGTCAGAGTTGGAGGGCTCCAGTGGGAACATTTTGTACATCAACAGATTTAAGGAGAACAAAGCGGACGCTCAGGACTGGGAGGATAACGACCAGCAGTACACAACTGCAGAGCCTAAACCACCTGCTTCTGACGGAGATCTGACTGAAAACTGTGACTTTAGCATTTTGGAGAACAGCTGTCAGTCTGGAGTAGATGAAGGTGAATTTACAACACAGGAAGTTGGGGCCTCGATACCTTTGGAGGGATCAGAGGAGGCTGAGGAGGCGTAG
- the snx11 gene encoding sorting nexin-11 isoform X1 → MMIHQFITAVLKMHTVSKPVDLSVSPSVCSAVLGRMISNHEDDEFVAVRVQDPRIQNEGSWNSYVDYKIFLHTNSKAFTAKTSCVRRRYSEFEWLRKKLQKNAGLVPVPDLPGKSFFSFNNEDFLEKRRRGLQIFLDKVVNTTVCLSDSQLHLFLQTQLPIGHIQDCVQGLTPYSVTDAILTYASSNRGLAQAQQEDSIREPGLAVSYESMESPAPHLPSLQPIAALNSKPVGGGDPDPLEDILELCEQKPGGTQHRGNSSIRISQRSDRLEAVVEDAGSAHASFYVGEILDDSGSLSSSEQSCVIQTPVEVHSPMETGFEDGCEGDGVFEDKTKERKNTESEISADSAADNNILEVVESLSETPNGRHAEIETGGKRGDESEAPLESGVHVESQNVNGELEADLSDSRRQIHQEDTENEDRGESDEDSRSLLSSNESIIRCSEEESLGEETDDSVQVKSSPDEVKDRSELEGSSGNILYINRFKENKADAQDWEDNDQQYTTAEPKPPASDGDLTENCDFSILENSCQSGVDEGEFTTQEVGASIPLEGSEEAEEA, encoded by the exons ATGATGATTCACCAATTTATAACAGCAGTATTGAAAATGCACACTGTCTCTAAACCTGTTGATTTGTCTGTCTCGCCTTCTGTTTGCAGTGCAGTTCTCGGTAGGATGATCAGTAATCACGAAGACGAT gagTTTGTTGCAGTGCGAGTCCAAGATCCCCGCATTCAGAACGAGGGTTCTTGGAATTCATACGTCGACTACAAAATATTCCTACAT ACCAACAGTAAAGCCTTCACGGCCAAGACGTCCTGCGTTCGGCGGCGCTACAGCGAGTTTGAGTGGCTCAGGAAGAAGCTGCAGAAGAATGCAGGCTTGGT TCCAGTCCCGGATCTTCCTGGAAAatccttcttctccttcaacAATGAGGACTTTCTGGAGAAAAGACGGAGAGGACTCCAAATCTTCCTGGACAA AGTGGTGAACACCACCGTGTGTCTGTCGGACAGCCAGCTCCACCTCTTCCTGCAGACCCAGCTGCCGATCGGTCACATCCAGGACTGCGTTCAGGGACTGACGCCGTACTCCGTGACGGACGCCATCCTCACCTACGCCTCGTCCAACCGGGGCCTGGCTCAGGCTCAGCAGGAGGACTCCATCAGGGAGCCCGGTCTTGCCGTCTCTTATGAGTCCATGGAAAG TCCGGCTCCTCACCTGCCTTCCCTGCAACCGATCGCAGCGCTCAACTCTAAACCTGTGGGCGGTGGAGATCCAGACCCTCTGGAAGACATTTTGGAGCTCTGTGAGCAGAAGCCAGGTGGAACGCAGCACAGGGGAAACTCCTCGATAAGGATCTCCCAGAGGAGCGACCGGCTGGAGGCTGTTGTGGAGGATGCCGGCTCGGCGCACGCTTCCTTCTATGTGGGGGAGATCCTGGACGACTCGGGGAGCCTCAGCTCCTCAGAGCAGAGCTGCGTGATTCAGACTCCCGTGGAGGTGCACTCACCCATGGAGACGGGCTTTGAAGACGGCTGCGAAGGGGACGGCGTCTTCGAAGACAAAaccaaagaaaggaaaaacacagagtcTGAAATTAGTGCGGATTCCGCGGCGGACAATAATATCTTGGAAGTTGTGGAAAGCCTCTCTGAGACGCCTAACGGTCGCCATGCAGAAATCGAAACAGGCGGCAAACGAGGCGATGAATCAGAGGCGCCCCTTGAGTCAGGAGTTCACGTGGAGAGTCAGAACGTGAACGGCGAATTAGAGGCCGATCTCAGCGACTCACGCCGACAAATCCACCAAGAGGACACCGAAAATGAGGACAGAGGCGAGAGCGACGAGGACAGCCGCTCGCTGCTGTCTTCCAATGAGAGCATCATCCGGTGCAGCGAGGAGGAGAGTCTGGGCGAGGAGACGGACGACTCTGTGCAGGTGAAGTCGTCTCCGGACGAGGTCAAGGACCGGTCAGAGTTGGAGGGCTCCAGTGGGAACATTTTGTACATCAACAGATTTAAGGAGAACAAAGCGGACGCTCAGGACTGGGAGGATAACGACCAGCAGTACACAACTGCAGAGCCTAAACCACCTGCTTCTGACGGAGATCTGACTGAAAACTGTGACTTTAGCATTTTGGAGAACAGCTGTCAGTCTGGAGTAGATGAAGGTGAATTTACAACACAGGAAGTTGGGGCCTCGATACCTTTGGAGGGATCAGAGGAGGCTGAGGAGGCGTAG
- the cbx1b gene encoding chromobox protein homolog 1b isoform X2, which translates to MSMSQTPEPSSDGATVTEEATITTPEKEKKADEVVEEEEEEEEYVVEKVLNRRVVKGKVEYLLKWKGFSNEDNTWEPEENLDCPDLIAEYLQKQKSANEGKRKAPGEVDGDESKSKKKKDDNEKLRGFARGLEPERIIGATDSTGELMFLMKWKHSDEADLVPAKEANVKCPQVVISFYEERLTWHSYPSEDEKKDDKN; encoded by the exons ATGAGCATGAGCCAGACTCCAGAGCCTTCTAGCGATGGCGCCACCGTTACTGAAG AGGCTACAATAACAACACccgagaaggagaagaaggcgGATGAGGTGgtagaggaagaagaggaggaggaagagtacGTGGTGGAAAAAGTCCTGAATCGGCGGGTGGTGAAAGGCAAGGTGGAGTACCTTCTCAAGTGGAAAGGGTTCTCTAA TGAGGATAACACTTGGGAGCCAGAAGAAAACCTGGACTGTCCGGATCTGATAGCAGAAtatctgcagaaacagaaatcgGCAAACGAGGGAAAGAGAAAAGCGCCTGGAGAGGTGGACGGAGATGAAAGcaaatcaaagaagaaaaaggatgaC AATGAGAAGTTGAGAGGCTTCGCTCGAGGTCTGGAGCCAGAAAGGATCATCGGTGCCACAGACTCTACAGGAGAACTCATGTTCCTTATGAAATG GAAACACTCCGACGAAGCCGACCTGGTGCCAGCAAAAGAGGCCAACGTGAAGTGTCCTCAGGTGGTGATCTCCTTCTACGAAGAGAGGCTCACCTGGCACTCGTATCCCTCAGAGGACGAGAAAAAAGACGACAAGAACTAA
- the cbx1b gene encoding chromobox protein homolog 1b isoform X1, translated as MSMSQTPEPSSDGATVTEEATITTPEKEKKADEVVEEEEEEEEYVVEKVLNRRVVKGKVEYLLKWKGFSNEDNTWEPEENLDCPDLIAEYLQKQKSANEGKRKAPGEVDGDESKSKKKKDDQNEKLRGFARGLEPERIIGATDSTGELMFLMKWKHSDEADLVPAKEANVKCPQVVISFYEERLTWHSYPSEDEKKDDKN; from the exons ATGAGCATGAGCCAGACTCCAGAGCCTTCTAGCGATGGCGCCACCGTTACTGAAG AGGCTACAATAACAACACccgagaaggagaagaaggcgGATGAGGTGgtagaggaagaagaggaggaggaagagtacGTGGTGGAAAAAGTCCTGAATCGGCGGGTGGTGAAAGGCAAGGTGGAGTACCTTCTCAAGTGGAAAGGGTTCTCTAA TGAGGATAACACTTGGGAGCCAGAAGAAAACCTGGACTGTCCGGATCTGATAGCAGAAtatctgcagaaacagaaatcgGCAAACGAGGGAAAGAGAAAAGCGCCTGGAGAGGTGGACGGAGATGAAAGcaaatcaaagaagaaaaaggatgaC CAGAATGAGAAGTTGAGAGGCTTCGCTCGAGGTCTGGAGCCAGAAAGGATCATCGGTGCCACAGACTCTACAGGAGAACTCATGTTCCTTATGAAATG GAAACACTCCGACGAAGCCGACCTGGTGCCAGCAAAAGAGGCCAACGTGAAGTGTCCTCAGGTGGTGATCTCCTTCTACGAAGAGAGGCTCACCTGGCACTCGTATCCCTCAGAGGACGAGAAAAAAGACGACAAGAACTAA